The Candidatus Obscuribacterales bacterium genome segment ACATTGCTGCCGATCCAGCTTTGATCCAGTTGGCGAAGCAAACCACAGCTCTACCTATTTGTGTGTCTGCAGTGGATGCAGAGATCTTGGCACAGGCCGTTGCGGCTGGGGCTGATATGGTCGAAATTGGTAACTTCGATGCCTTCTATGCCCAAGGACGACGGTTTGAAGCAGCGGAAGTCTTGGAACTCACGCGGCAAACGCGATCGCTCTTGCCCACGGTGACCCTGTCGGTGACGGTGCCTCATATGCTCACCCTCGATCATCAGGTACAGCTTGCTGAAGACTTGGTGCAAGCTGGAGCGGATATCATTCAAACCGAAGGCGGTACCAGCAGCCAACCTAGCCACCCTGGAACGTTGGGCTTGATTGAAAAAGCTGCTCCTACCCTAGCGGCGGCCTATGAAATTTCTCGGGCGGTGTCGGTGCCGGTGATGTGTGCGTCGGGTCTATCCAATGTCACGGCTCCCATGGCGATCGCTGCCGGTGCGTCGGGGATTGGGGTTGG includes the following:
- a CDS encoding DUF561 domain-containing protein: MSIHPRLQAAFSDRRALKIISGLMNFDALRVQAVVRAADQGGADFVDIAADPALIQLAKQTTALPICVSAVDAEILAQAVAAGADMVEIGNFDAFYAQGRRFEAAEVLELTRQTRSLLPTVTLSVTVPHMLTLDHQVQLAEDLVQAGADIIQTEGGTSSQPSHPGTLGLIEKAAPTLAAAYEISRAVSVPVMCASGLSNVTAPMAIAAGASGIGVGSAVNQLNSDVAMIAVVRSLADALKAATSVSRLP